The following proteins come from a genomic window of Pelagicoccus albus:
- a CDS encoding SAM hydroxide adenosyltransferase, producing MTKRPRFSKLLLTCGFLLSALPFLQAEQVLTGEIEGAKFELTLPENPSGKLLLLAHGYRPEGLPLAASVGESHDLYSNLVDDGWAVASTSYRRNGWILEDAALDLINLHDHIRENVAYEPTLVILMGNSMGGGVVTWLSEHEPQRFDGALAMGAYLFEPIGDSETPSTTLAPYYSGKPQFPILFLTNTSELEGPAAYVSMAAEAAIAPVLWTIDREGHVNQNEAEQGAALAALVNWVESGEIEPDADGTIHAATASTAVFEGDTAKGRAITLVPVYGNIITSFVREDFQRLGLELGDSFSLSAQGQTVSVKLGKTYTDVPVGDWVGFWDADGYLLICRNYKNAVATLGLPEDAPIEIQKQDP from the coding sequence ATGACCAAGCGACCCCGTTTCTCGAAACTCCTCCTCACCTGCGGCTTCCTGCTCTCGGCCCTTCCGTTTCTGCAGGCCGAACAAGTGCTAACCGGCGAAATCGAAGGAGCCAAGTTCGAGCTCACTCTGCCTGAAAATCCGTCCGGGAAACTCCTGCTGCTTGCTCACGGCTACCGCCCGGAGGGCCTTCCGCTCGCCGCCAGCGTGGGCGAAAGCCACGACTTGTATTCAAACTTAGTGGACGACGGTTGGGCCGTGGCATCGACCAGCTATCGGCGAAACGGCTGGATCCTCGAGGACGCGGCCCTAGACCTGATCAACCTTCACGACCACATCCGGGAAAACGTCGCGTATGAGCCGACCCTTGTTATCCTCATGGGCAACTCCATGGGCGGCGGGGTGGTGACTTGGCTGTCGGAGCACGAGCCGCAGCGTTTCGATGGAGCGCTCGCCATGGGGGCCTACCTTTTCGAACCGATCGGCGATTCGGAAACGCCCTCCACCACGCTGGCCCCTTACTATTCTGGGAAACCTCAGTTCCCCATCCTGTTTCTGACCAATACCTCCGAGCTGGAGGGACCGGCAGCTTATGTTTCCATGGCGGCTGAGGCTGCCATCGCTCCCGTGCTTTGGACCATCGACCGGGAAGGCCATGTCAACCAAAACGAAGCGGAGCAAGGCGCCGCGCTCGCCGCTCTAGTGAACTGGGTCGAGTCTGGGGAAATCGAGCCAGACGCGGACGGCACCATCCACGCAGCTACCGCTTCGACCGCGGTGTTCGAGGGAGACACGGCTAAAGGTAGGGCCATCACCTTGGTTCCGGTGTATGGAAATATCATTACATCGTTCGTGCGGGAAGACTTCCAGCGACTCGGGCTAGAGCTCGGCGACAGTTTTAGCCTTAGCGCCCAAGGGCAAACCGTGTCCGTTAAGCTGGGCAAAACCTATACTGATGTGCCGGTTGGAGACTGGGTCGGTTTTTGGGACGCCGACGGCTACCTCTTAATTTGTCGCAATTACAAAAACGCGGTCGCTACGCTTGGCCTGCCCGAAGATGCGCCCATCGAAATCCAGAAGCAGGATCCCTAG
- a CDS encoding S41 family peptidase, with protein sequence MRTLIGRLFFLLIAISFLGCSAPVTEEDFDAESAWEELEGVLREQYAYLDRQDAAFEETIGAFKARAAKAGSIKEFIDLSQSFLRHFQDPHLNLGPYDENDFSVFPTGSDLRAVYEDEIFLIEDVKAGGTADLAGIRPGAELIEIDGLEPKEAVEAVLGVPFDSLSADKLTYGINIALGGYRNRQREILLKEEDGPVSYPLAASYQAIDELNNGPTLSFERIGEFGYIRFNNSLGNQETTRAFEDAISSLLDTEALIIDLRNTPSGGNTGVAEPILGHFVETKTAYQLYRTQKKGVPYTEAEMKTAYAKPNAPYYSKPFVVLAGRWTGSMGEGMTIGLDAIGAVEVIGAPMADLLGGIKTTKLKESNAWLEFGFERMYHVDGTFREDYEPGTMISPADRDANGDDPSLSLALSVLEKAIQDSK encoded by the coding sequence ATGAGAACTTTAATTGGAAGGCTGTTTTTTCTATTGATTGCGATTTCGTTTCTTGGCTGCTCAGCTCCTGTGACGGAGGAGGACTTCGATGCAGAGAGTGCATGGGAAGAGCTTGAAGGTGTTTTGCGGGAGCAATACGCCTACTTAGATCGGCAGGATGCTGCATTTGAGGAAACGATAGGTGCTTTCAAGGCCCGTGCGGCAAAGGCCGGTTCGATCAAGGAGTTCATCGATTTGAGCCAATCGTTTTTGCGTCACTTTCAAGATCCGCATCTAAACCTCGGTCCCTACGACGAGAATGACTTTAGCGTGTTTCCGACGGGGTCTGATCTTAGAGCAGTTTATGAAGATGAGATTTTCTTGATTGAAGACGTCAAAGCGGGAGGGACTGCTGATTTGGCAGGCATTCGTCCGGGAGCGGAGTTAATTGAAATTGACGGATTGGAGCCGAAAGAGGCGGTTGAGGCTGTTCTGGGAGTGCCCTTCGACAGTCTCTCCGCGGACAAGCTTACCTACGGAATCAACATAGCCTTGGGTGGATATCGAAACCGCCAAAGGGAAATTCTATTAAAGGAAGAAGACGGGCCGGTCAGCTATCCTTTGGCTGCAAGTTATCAAGCAATCGATGAATTAAATAACGGTCCTACACTAAGCTTCGAGAGGATTGGCGAGTTTGGTTATATCCGGTTCAACAATTCGTTGGGGAATCAAGAGACTACTCGCGCATTTGAGGATGCCATAAGTTCCTTGTTGGATACAGAGGCCTTGATCATTGATTTGAGAAACACTCCAAGTGGTGGGAATACGGGGGTGGCAGAGCCAATACTAGGTCACTTCGTCGAAACGAAAACCGCCTACCAATTGTACCGAACTCAAAAGAAAGGCGTCCCGTACACAGAGGCAGAGATGAAAACCGCCTACGCTAAGCCGAATGCACCGTACTACAGCAAACCCTTCGTAGTGCTGGCCGGTCGTTGGACAGGCAGTATGGGCGAAGGCATGACGATTGGTTTAGATGCGATCGGAGCGGTCGAAGTAATCGGAGCGCCCATGGCTGACCTTCTGGGAGGAATTAAGACGACGAAGCTGAAGGAATCGAATGCCTGGCTCGAGTTTGGCTTTGAGCGAATGTATCACGTCGACGGAACCTTTCGCGAAGACTATGAGCCTGGCACGATGATCAGTCCTGCAGATCGCGATGCGAATGGGGATGACCCGAGCCTGTCGCTGGCCCTTTCTGTTTTAGAGAAAGCAATCCAAGACTCGAAATAG
- a CDS encoding DUF2357 domain-containing protein, translated as MEESFELLAIPLPQEGFFLLAHSKPDLDLSSPEGETAFASLPKNWRARASSHETKRPIQIVENGDSIRIRLLETEHYEWAFETSGENNGLRIESSLKSGKKHLWNERRRKGQLESGQFQVVNHLGFASIQILDPEGETLLTIPLEIVSRKFDFDTEYRSLTEDIAHFCEQLLLNWEAPTSLSFSADTEKQYRLILEQFLFLRNFLTDEKVGRLLEAISRNPHSELRIEREWKPVAAARSSDYLSNPSQMLRSWQRVNGSPRPAEVLDTRKRESYDTDPNRFIKYALHFFRQLCIEVVDTLEAKQGTGATVAQEAADLVKQLDALVSRPFFREICAMTRLPLDNQTLQKREGYREILRAWLLTQAAASLNWTGNEDCYQGDSRDVATLYEYWIFIRLYRLLKELPRMEAIEGKSDDPENFISESNGQIDINLQSGKKSKTRFRWTAPSGEQLNVDLYYERTFKATSEDIATGSYSRQFRPDYTFAIYPSSCKKETDAVQLGKVSYLHFDAKYRAEQITELFGDPNQNEDDSEISDEKLITKATAVYKRGDLLKMHTYNDALRNTIGSYVLYPGTRDTPEKISKFHEIAPGVGALSLKPGNEQSLEALKSFIAEVLDHQADQFSQYRYVSDTSYQAHKEKPDQVEEAQVRYSVARKNAPCVLLWLRASDAQIFREFGFAYCHAVPRGDPARELNLDLSIEIGSEFIPCGGGRREPMQTLGWRAKVRSARFVFKEKLNEFIAAQGLSDKLQPGSVDHYLLFTFSDSRDFPQRDVTEVHKKHRSGNRYMAVTCPWDEILQPHF; from the coding sequence ATGGAGGAAAGCTTCGAGCTGCTGGCCATTCCCCTTCCCCAAGAAGGGTTCTTTCTACTCGCCCACTCGAAACCTGATCTCGACCTAAGCTCTCCTGAAGGAGAGACGGCATTCGCGTCTCTCCCGAAAAACTGGCGAGCGAGAGCATCCAGCCACGAAACGAAACGGCCCATCCAAATCGTCGAGAATGGTGACAGCATTCGTATTCGCCTTCTGGAGACAGAGCACTACGAATGGGCTTTCGAAACCAGCGGAGAGAACAACGGGCTGAGAATCGAATCTTCGCTCAAGAGCGGGAAGAAGCATCTTTGGAACGAGCGACGCAGAAAGGGCCAACTCGAGTCGGGCCAATTCCAAGTCGTGAACCACCTCGGTTTCGCCTCGATCCAGATTTTGGATCCTGAGGGCGAAACGCTCCTCACGATTCCTCTGGAAATCGTATCCAGAAAGTTCGACTTCGACACTGAATACCGATCTTTAACCGAAGATATAGCGCATTTCTGCGAGCAGCTTTTGCTCAATTGGGAAGCCCCGACCTCCCTTTCATTCTCTGCCGATACCGAAAAACAATATCGGCTGATCTTGGAGCAATTTCTCTTCCTCCGCAATTTCCTTACCGATGAAAAAGTCGGGCGATTGCTGGAAGCAATCAGCCGCAATCCGCATTCGGAGCTGAGAATCGAACGCGAGTGGAAACCTGTCGCGGCGGCCCGATCCAGCGACTATCTGTCAAACCCCTCGCAAATGCTCCGTTCCTGGCAACGAGTCAATGGCAGCCCTCGTCCTGCTGAAGTTCTCGACACCAGAAAACGCGAAAGCTACGACACAGATCCAAACCGATTCATCAAATACGCTCTCCATTTCTTCCGCCAGCTTTGTATCGAAGTGGTGGACACACTTGAGGCAAAGCAAGGAACAGGAGCAACCGTCGCTCAAGAGGCCGCCGACCTAGTAAAGCAGCTCGATGCATTGGTGAGCCGTCCTTTTTTCCGAGAGATCTGTGCCATGACGCGACTTCCACTCGACAACCAAACTCTACAGAAACGGGAAGGTTACCGAGAAATCCTACGCGCTTGGCTGCTAACACAAGCCGCTGCCAGCCTGAACTGGACGGGCAACGAAGACTGCTACCAAGGCGATTCGCGAGACGTCGCTACCCTCTATGAATACTGGATCTTTATTCGGCTTTATAGGTTGCTAAAAGAGCTTCCTAGAATGGAAGCGATCGAAGGGAAAAGCGACGATCCAGAAAACTTCATTTCCGAATCAAACGGGCAAATCGACATCAACCTTCAATCCGGAAAGAAATCGAAAACCCGCTTCCGCTGGACCGCCCCTTCTGGCGAACAACTGAATGTCGATCTCTACTACGAACGGACCTTCAAGGCAACAAGCGAGGACATCGCAACGGGCTCCTACTCACGCCAATTTCGCCCCGACTACACCTTTGCCATTTATCCCAGCTCCTGCAAAAAAGAGACAGACGCCGTTCAGTTGGGTAAAGTCTCCTACCTGCATTTCGACGCGAAGTATCGAGCCGAGCAGATCACCGAACTTTTTGGCGACCCAAATCAGAACGAAGACGATAGTGAAATCTCTGACGAGAAACTGATCACCAAAGCAACAGCCGTCTACAAACGCGGCGATCTCCTCAAGATGCACACCTACAACGATGCGTTGAGAAACACCATCGGTTCCTACGTTCTGTACCCAGGAACGCGAGACACTCCGGAGAAGATAAGCAAGTTCCACGAAATAGCCCCTGGAGTCGGAGCCCTTTCACTTAAGCCCGGAAACGAGCAATCGCTAGAAGCCTTGAAATCCTTCATTGCGGAAGTCCTCGACCACCAAGCGGACCAATTCAGCCAATACCGATACGTCTCCGACACCAGCTACCAAGCCCACAAGGAAAAACCCGACCAAGTCGAGGAAGCCCAAGTCCGCTACAGCGTCGCCCGCAAAAACGCCCCCTGCGTACTACTTTGGCTACGAGCTAGTGATGCCCAGATCTTCAGAGAGTTCGGTTTTGCTTATTGCCACGCGGTTCCTAGAGGCGACCCAGCGAGAGAACTGAATCTCGATCTCAGCATCGAAATTGGGTCAGAATTCATCCCTTGCGGTGGCGGTCGTCGAGAACCCATGCAAACCCTAGGCTGGCGCGCCAAGGTGCGAAGCGCTCGCTTCGTATTCAAAGAAAAACTAAACGAGTTCATCGCTGCTCAAGGATTAAGCGACAAGCTTCAACCAGGCTCGGTCGACCACTACCTTCTCTTCACATTTAGCGATTCACGAGACTTCCCCCAAAGGGACGTGACCGAAGTTCACAAGAAGCACCGATCAGGCAATCGCTACATGGCTGTCACCTGCCCTTGGGATGAAATCCTCCAACCCCATTTTTAG
- a CDS encoding McrB family protein — translation MKEFNLGFFELLQTLKDIKEHNDEFSGHNYYVEHEWRSLGSNFFSNRAARSLVQVQTKPTFTGLAKIIDWASGKDPNSYQDNAIDLSVASIDKAIEAVDKLIEGFEPRKRGIELQHPVEFSSIVYSDRIFKAIATKPFAILTGASGTGKTKLAEALAEHFRNSEEIEEATNSAIVPVGADWTDNRNVLGFVNHLRDEGPPNNRPIYQSTKVLDLLLEANRNAAVPYFLILDEMNLSHVERYFADFLSTMEQKDGKLSLHDEGPREVSDYTLPRFSGDTLGVPRKLSYPKNLFVIGTVNIDETTYMFSPKVLDRANVIEFTIDESAIEEFLKGPGPYPAVEKAANGIAEAFLALALKARNDTEEAGLDALPVSVKEPVNQHILDLFKILKAGRFEFAFRSSNEVLRYLKVCRHLSENKEAWDAGDWKKDLDDQVLQKLLPKLHGSVGRIGKLLAELARYCEQGTAREDEEAEPKLKEVSDFKTEGATFPNSLKKLQSMAATLLDEQFVSFVH, via the coding sequence ATGAAAGAATTCAACTTAGGTTTTTTCGAACTCCTCCAAACCCTGAAAGATATAAAGGAACACAACGACGAATTTTCGGGGCACAATTACTACGTCGAACACGAATGGAGAAGTCTTGGCTCTAACTTTTTTTCAAATCGAGCTGCACGCTCTTTAGTTCAAGTACAGACAAAACCCACATTTACTGGATTGGCTAAAATCATAGATTGGGCATCGGGAAAAGATCCCAATTCTTATCAAGACAACGCTATAGATCTAAGTGTTGCCTCAATTGACAAAGCAATTGAAGCAGTTGACAAACTCATAGAAGGCTTCGAACCACGAAAACGCGGTATCGAGTTACAACACCCCGTAGAGTTTTCTTCCATCGTCTATAGCGATAGAATTTTCAAAGCTATCGCAACTAAACCCTTCGCCATCCTTACAGGTGCATCAGGCACCGGAAAAACGAAACTCGCAGAAGCGTTGGCCGAACACTTTCGGAATAGCGAAGAAATCGAGGAGGCGACAAATTCCGCCATCGTCCCTGTCGGTGCCGACTGGACCGATAACCGCAACGTTCTAGGCTTCGTCAACCACTTGCGTGACGAAGGTCCTCCAAACAACCGCCCCATCTATCAATCGACAAAGGTTCTCGATCTTCTACTAGAGGCGAACCGAAACGCTGCCGTACCCTATTTCCTAATACTAGACGAGATGAACTTGTCTCATGTCGAGCGCTACTTCGCCGACTTCCTCTCCACTATGGAGCAAAAGGACGGCAAGCTCTCACTACACGACGAAGGTCCACGCGAAGTGAGCGACTACACGCTACCACGTTTTTCAGGCGATACGCTCGGCGTTCCTCGCAAACTCTCTTATCCGAAAAACCTCTTCGTCATCGGCACGGTCAACATCGACGAGACCACCTACATGTTCAGCCCCAAAGTGCTCGACCGAGCCAACGTGATCGAATTCACAATCGACGAATCAGCGATCGAGGAATTCCTTAAGGGGCCTGGACCGTATCCAGCTGTCGAGAAGGCAGCAAATGGCATCGCTGAGGCCTTCCTCGCTCTCGCCCTCAAGGCTCGCAACGACACCGAAGAAGCAGGACTAGACGCCCTCCCCGTTTCCGTAAAGGAACCGGTCAACCAGCACATTCTCGATCTTTTCAAAATCCTGAAAGCGGGACGTTTCGAATTCGCGTTTCGCTCCAGCAACGAAGTGCTCCGCTACCTCAAAGTCTGTCGCCACCTGAGCGAAAACAAAGAGGCGTGGGACGCGGGCGATTGGAAAAAGGATCTCGACGACCAAGTCTTACAAAAGCTCCTACCAAAGCTGCACGGATCTGTGGGCCGCATCGGCAAACTCCTCGCCGAGCTTGCTCGTTATTGTGAGCAAGGCACTGCAAGAGAAGATGAAGAAGCGGAACCTAAGCTAAAGGAGGTGAGCGATTTCAAAACAGAGGGTGCTACATTCCCGAATTCTTTGAAAAAGCTCCAAAGCATGGCCGCCACACTCCTTGACGAACAATTCGTCAGTTTCGTCCACTAA